The Methanomethylovorans hollandica DSM 15978 genome includes a region encoding these proteins:
- a CDS encoding DUF2119 domain-containing protein, whose translation MKYKMLGDGDPIRLFVGGLHGNEWMDTSDILEGLTPPAVGSLAIIPIICKEKYVSTLEESYYRTLGRPIIQAVEALRPSIYIEFHSYSKQNQKLLTGADRIHKTGVPAYSQLDNDVLLGSVSPVIRKDYFPAESLCLSFEIQKENRISKDYGSKIAEKMKECLSKEHFIEQLTKRYPEQTKKVMEDYRNFYGL comes from the coding sequence ATGAAATATAAGATGCTGGGTGATGGTGATCCCATAAGACTTTTCGTTGGGGGTCTGCATGGTAATGAATGGATGGACACTTCCGACATATTGGAAGGACTTACACCTCCTGCTGTGGGTTCTCTGGCGATAATACCCATCATATGCAAAGAAAAATATGTATCTACCCTGGAAGAAAGTTACTACAGGACACTTGGCAGGCCAATAATACAAGCTGTGGAAGCACTCAGACCCAGTATATACATTGAGTTCCACTCATATTCAAAGCAGAACCAAAAGCTGCTGACAGGTGCAGACCGGATACACAAGACCGGAGTTCCTGCATATAGTCAGCTTGATAATGATGTGCTTCTTGGTTCTGTATCACCCGTCATCAGAAAGGACTACTTCCCTGCAGAATCACTATGTCTTTCTTTTGAGATCCAGAAAGAAAACCGCATCTCTAAGGATTATGGATCAAAAATCGCTGAAAAAATGAAAGAATGCTTATCCAAAGAGCATTTTATTGAGCAGCTCACAAAAAGGTATCCTGAGCAGACAAAAAAGGTAATGGAAGATTACAGAAATTTCTATGGTTTGTAA
- a CDS encoding SAM-dependent methyltransferase: MRLDTYLVDMGYFSSRVRAKDAIIRGNVRVGGNIVTKPSKDVSTDHSIEVAEGLDMPKGYFKLKLIQEASGIICEGDNVLDLGSSAGGFLLYASQIAGKVRGIEFSTDFHAELERITHEHENVSVLFGDVFTLPLKAMSSEKVDVILSDMTLEPGDSLLALKRVLPLLREGGKLLQVIKIKKSESREPIISTIAALGVTVLQVIEPQKQEIYVIACKNGKHNEVVSDEI, encoded by the coding sequence ATGAGGCTTGACACCTATCTTGTGGACATGGGTTATTTTAGCTCAAGAGTACGTGCAAAGGATGCTATTATCCGTGGTAATGTACGAGTGGGAGGAAACATAGTAACTAAACCTTCCAAGGATGTCAGCACCGATCACTCTATCGAAGTCGCTGAAGGACTTGATATGCCCAAGGGCTATTTCAAGCTAAAGCTCATTCAGGAAGCTTCCGGCATTATCTGTGAAGGAGACAATGTCCTTGATCTGGGTTCAAGCGCAGGAGGATTTTTGCTCTATGCTTCACAGATAGCAGGAAAAGTACGCGGCATTGAGTTCAGCACAGACTTTCATGCAGAGCTTGAAAGGATAACGCATGAACATGAAAATGTGAGTGTATTGTTCGGAGATGTTTTTACTCTTCCTCTTAAGGCAATGTCATCTGAGAAAGTGGATGTCATATTAAGCGACATGACCCTGGAGCCCGGGGATTCTCTTTTGGCACTTAAAAGAGTGCTTCCCTTACTCAGGGAGGGTGGGAAACTGCTGCAGGTCATAAAGATAAAAAAAAGTGAGTCCCGGGAACCCATTATATCCACAATAGCGGCTCTCGGGGTTACAGTTCTTCAGGTCATAGAGCCACAAAAACAGGAGATATATGTGATCGCCTGCAAGAACGGAAAACACAATGAGGTGGTGTCCGATGAAATATAA
- a CDS encoding bile acid:sodium symporter family protein: MLQKFTSLFPIWAIILSAVALLHPGTFLPYNKAIPFLLGLVMFGMGMTLTLRDFLLVFKRPKVVIIGTVLQYTLMPLAGFSIARTLDLSPELTAGVVLLGCCPGGTASNVICYLAKGDVALSIVLTSVSTLISFIMTPLLTWIYMGQTIEVDTYGMLISILQIVIVPVVLGIAINSLLGVRIRNIRHFFPALSIATIVFIISIIMATNRETVISAGILVTTAVIVHNLLGLASGYGLSRLMGLSEIEARTIGIEVGMQNSGLSVALAIKHFTAAAALPGALFSIWHNISGSFAASYWAERNISE; this comes from the coding sequence ATGCTGCAAAAGTTCACTTCCCTATTTCCGATCTGGGCTATCATTCTATCAGCAGTCGCACTTTTACATCCCGGGACCTTTCTGCCATACAATAAAGCCATACCTTTTCTGCTGGGGCTTGTGATGTTTGGGATGGGCATGACACTGACTCTTCGAGATTTTCTGCTGGTCTTCAAAAGACCTAAAGTGGTGATCATCGGAACGGTACTCCAGTATACTCTGATGCCCCTGGCAGGTTTTTCCATTGCCAGGACCTTGGACCTTTCCCCTGAGCTTACAGCAGGCGTGGTGCTTCTGGGATGTTGTCCGGGAGGTACGGCTTCAAATGTGATATGCTATCTTGCAAAAGGAGATGTTGCACTGTCTATTGTGCTGACATCTGTTTCTACATTGATCTCCTTTATTATGACCCCTCTGCTCACGTGGATCTATATGGGCCAGACCATCGAAGTGGATACATACGGCATGCTTATCAGCATCCTGCAGATCGTTATAGTGCCTGTTGTTCTGGGGATCGCCATTAATTCACTTCTCGGTGTCCGCATAAGGAATATACGGCATTTCTTCCCTGCACTTTCAATAGCAACCATCGTATTCATAATATCTATCATCATGGCCACGAACAGAGAAACTGTAATCTCGGCAGGCATCCTGGTCACGACTGCTGTCATTGTGCACAATCTGCTTGGACTTGCAAGCGGGTATGGCCTTTCCAGACTGATGGGTCTCAGTGAGATAGAGGCAAGGACCATTGGTATAGAAGTGGGGATGCAGAACTCTGGCTTAAGCGTTGCCCTTGCAATAAAGCATTTCACAGCTGCAGCTGCACTTCCGGGTGCTCTGTTCAGCATCTGGCATAATATCTCAGGGTCTTTTGCAGCTTCTTATTGGGCAGAAAGAAACATATCTGAATGA
- a CDS encoding HAD family hydrolase, with protein sequence MTLLKTLIFDMDGVLVDSMPYHVEAMQHIFDQMGVYMDQQVIYEREGEKTIDIIRLLLEKAGIDNGRFDLESIVEKYIEEFNIIVVLNAFEGMPECLEVLKNRYALAVVSGADKPIVHSVLNSLYPGLFSVVVTGDDVANGKPAPDPYLKALEMLNMQKNECIVIENAPVGIQAAKAAGLCCIAVPTYLDPQELHQADLVAMDHDLLIDLLLNLNSATPEACIKECAHSVKL encoded by the coding sequence ATGACGTTGTTAAAAACATTGATATTCGATATGGATGGAGTGCTTGTGGATTCCATGCCATACCATGTTGAGGCAATGCAGCACATCTTTGACCAGATGGGTGTGTACATGGACCAGCAGGTTATCTATGAAAGAGAAGGCGAAAAGACCATCGACATTATACGTCTGCTACTGGAAAAAGCAGGCATTGATAACGGCAGGTTCGATCTTGAATCAATAGTTGAGAAATATATTGAAGAGTTCAATATTATAGTTGTACTGAATGCCTTTGAAGGCATGCCGGAATGCCTCGAGGTGCTCAAGAACAGATATGCACTTGCAGTGGTTTCCGGTGCTGATAAACCAATTGTGCACAGTGTTCTGAATAGCTTATATCCAGGACTTTTCAGCGTAGTGGTCACAGGAGATGATGTTGCTAACGGCAAGCCAGCTCCTGATCCTTATCTTAAGGCGTTGGAGATGCTGAATATGCAAAAGAATGAGTGCATTGTAATAGAGAACGCTCCTGTAGGCATACAGGCTGCAAAAGCTGCAGGCCTTTGCTGCATAGCGGTTCCTACTTACCTGGATCCCCAGGAGCTCCATCAGGCAGATCTTGTTGCAATGGACCACGATCTTCTCATTGATCTCCTGCTTAATCTGAACTCAGCTACCCCGGAAGCTTGCATAAAAGAGTGTGCTCACTCTGTGAAATTGTAA
- a CDS encoding NADH:flavin oxidoreductase, producing MLFEPINIAGIKIPNRFVRSATHEWMAEPDGTPTSRIGDLYEELALNEVGLIITGYAYVNPKGKSDDLQQGIYDDRFIGPYKEIVSRVHEHGSKIVLQIAHGGRQTMVTADNPYMLAPSAVIETTKGMTPEEMTGKEVLETIEDFAQATRRAKEAGFDGIQLHCAHGFLLSNFISSYTNRRKDRWGGSTEKRTQVILDIISRARELAGEDYPILVKLNFTDGFKPDSHKHSLESPESIEIAKILADNGVCAIEVSGGIAEAGGELFRTKINSPKKEAYYREYAKMIKEQVDVPVILVGGIRSKQVMEMLLKEGYADMISLCRPLIAEPDLVMKLKKGETEIAKCVSCNLCSDETGIKCNYNFTE from the coding sequence ATGTTGTTCGAACCCATAAATATAGCCGGTATCAAGATCCCTAACCGTTTTGTCCGATCTGCCACACACGAATGGATGGCAGAGCCCGACGGTACTCCTACCTCACGCATTGGCGACCTGTATGAGGAACTTGCTCTCAATGAAGTAGGGCTTATCATAACCGGATATGCCTATGTTAATCCGAAGGGTAAAAGCGATGATCTGCAACAGGGTATCTATGATGACAGGTTCATCGGGCCCTATAAGGAGATAGTTTCAAGGGTGCATGAACATGGTAGTAAGATAGTCCTGCAAATAGCACATGGGGGACGGCAGACCATGGTCACTGCCGATAACCCTTATATGCTGGCGCCTTCTGCGGTTATCGAAACTACAAAGGGCATGACACCTGAGGAAATGACCGGGAAAGAAGTGCTGGAAACCATTGAGGATTTTGCGCAGGCTACCAGGCGTGCAAAGGAAGCAGGATTCGATGGTATCCAGCTGCATTGTGCACACGGTTTCCTGCTCAGCAATTTCATATCCTCATACACCAACAGGCGCAAGGACAGATGGGGCGGTTCCACTGAAAAGAGGACACAGGTGATCCTTGACATTATCTCACGTGCCAGGGAACTGGCAGGTGAAGATTATCCGATCCTGGTCAAACTGAACTTTACCGATGGTTTTAAACCCGATTCCCATAAACATTCTCTTGAATCTCCTGAAAGTATAGAGATAGCAAAGATCCTTGCAGACAATGGTGTATGTGCCATAGAGGTCAGCGGAGGCATTGCAGAAGCCGGGGGTGAGCTTTTCAGGACCAAGATCAATTCACCAAAAAAGGAAGCATATTACCGGGAATATGCTAAAATGATAAAAGAGCAGGTCGATGTGCCCGTGATCCTTGTGGGAGGCATCAGATCGAAGCAGGTAATGGAAATGTTGCTTAAGGAAGGATATGCTGATATGATCTCCCTGTGCAGGCCATTGATAGCAGAACCTGATCTGGTGATGAAACTAAAAAAAGGAGAGACAGAGATCGCAAAATGTGTCTCTTGTAACCTGTGTTCTGATGAAACCGGGATAAAATGCAATTACAATTTCACAGAGTGA
- a CDS encoding flavodoxin family protein translates to MKTIGIIGSPRINGNTATLVRQTIESAAEAGAETEIIYLNELEFKGCQGCGHCKIHDKCKLQDDLTRVLDSVAKADAIVFGSPIYFSQFTGQMRLFLDRCYSLVNSDFSPRVKPGIKAVLVGSHGAPDSGLYAAVFNEFAQSIQNFMGIETIDTIIAAGYSEPGSVKGNAELMARAKAAGLKLTN, encoded by the coding sequence ATGAAGACTATAGGTATTATCGGAAGTCCACGCATTAACGGAAATACAGCTACACTTGTCAGGCAAACCATTGAGTCAGCTGCAGAGGCAGGTGCTGAAACAGAGATAATCTATCTCAATGAACTGGAATTCAAAGGCTGCCAGGGATGTGGCCATTGCAAGATACATGATAAGTGCAAGCTACAGGATGATCTGACCCGTGTCCTGGACTCTGTGGCAAAAGCAGATGCCATTGTATTTGGTTCGCCCATATATTTCAGCCAGTTCACCGGACAGATGCGTTTGTTCCTGGACAGATGCTATTCTCTTGTAAATTCCGATTTCTCTCCCCGTGTAAAACCCGGGATAAAAGCTGTGCTCGTTGGTTCCCATGGAGCACCTGATTCTGGTCTATATGCAGCCGTGTTCAATGAGTTTGCACAGAGCATTCAGAATTTCATGGGCATAGAAACTATTGATACTATCATAGCTGCAGGATACAGCGAACCCGGTTCGGTGAAAGGTAATGCTGAACTGATGGCCAGAGCCAAAGCAGCAGGTTTAAAACTGACAAACTGA
- a CDS encoding winged helix-turn-helix transcriptional regulator: MQNIELVHGMQNHCNCPIESTLNVIGGKWKPMILCLLANDTLRYNKIQQLIPEVSPKMLTKQLRELEYDGLILRKMYPEIPPKVEYSITDFGRTVLPVLKTLLEWGAEYMGKKCIATTHVNTDY; encoded by the coding sequence ATGCAAAATATAGAACTTGTGCATGGCATGCAAAACCACTGTAATTGTCCTATCGAGTCAACCTTGAATGTGATAGGTGGTAAATGGAAACCCATGATACTCTGTCTTCTGGCCAATGATACTTTACGTTATAATAAGATCCAGCAGCTCATACCTGAAGTGTCTCCAAAGATGCTGACAAAACAGCTGAGAGAACTTGAATATGATGGATTGATATTGAGAAAAATGTATCCTGAGATCCCCCCAAAGGTCGAATATTCCATAACAGATTTTGGAAGGACCGTGCTTCCGGTATTAAAAACACTGCTGGAATGGGGAGCAGAATATATGGGTAAGAAGTGCATTGCAACTACGCATGTTAATACAGATTATTAA
- a CDS encoding flavodoxin family protein: protein MKTLVTYMSQTGNTKKIAEAIYGELEGEKDIKPITEVKDLQGYDLAFIGFPIMQFDIPPVVKDFVSANTSGKKIAIFMTHAVPEGFEAIHSWTGSYEQAAAGADILGKFDCQGELAQPIIDMLLKADDPQMKAFGEMGPSTKGQPDESRVQKAKAFAKEVQAKV, encoded by the coding sequence ATGAAAACACTCGTTACATACATGAGTCAGACAGGAAATACAAAGAAGATAGCTGAAGCCATCTATGGTGAACTTGAAGGGGAAAAGGACATAAAGCCAATCACTGAGGTAAAGGACCTGCAGGGATATGACCTTGCATTCATAGGTTTTCCTATAATGCAGTTCGATATTCCGCCAGTGGTAAAGGACTTTGTATCAGCTAACACTAGCGGGAAAAAAATTGCAATATTCATGACACACGCTGTTCCTGAAGGGTTCGAAGCCATCCATTCGTGGACCGGTTCCTATGAACAGGCTGCAGCTGGTGCAGACATCCTTGGAAAATTTGATTGCCAGGGAGAGCTTGCACAGCCAATAATCGATATGCTGTTAAAGGCCGATGACCCCCAGATGAAAGCCTTTGGAGAGATGGGCCCTTCCACAAAAGGACAACCGGATGAATCCCGGGTCCAGAAAGCAAAGGCATTTGCAAAGGAAGTACAGGCAAAGGTCTGA
- a CDS encoding radical SAM protein, whose protein sequence is MKPEIKSELIAAGSVDMDPILLGRTTIPTAGPGAGKKAFFFSSSGHRVRLGINSESPLKGKKENEELVITKNGQEIARGFIEEEIIHCPDQAFITMCEKCIFDCKFCPVPKLQGKVKTMDEMLAMIEKAHATGRMHAISITSGVEISPEKEVDRAEELISRLRERYTVPIGVSVYPTKDSTRRLKDTGADELKYNVETMDRDIFSKVCPGGGLEDVLAGLREGVEIFGRNKVCSNFIIGLGETDESAMKGIEELVAMGVVPILRAASPHPLRIGEVFIERPSADRLMRLTRFLREKLDEYGLRADTFRTMCLPCTGCDLNPHSDLE, encoded by the coding sequence ATGAAACCCGAAATAAAATCAGAACTTATTGCAGCAGGTTCCGTGGATATGGATCCCATCCTGCTGGGCCGCACCACCATACCTACTGCAGGTCCCGGTGCAGGAAAAAAGGCATTTTTCTTTAGTTCCAGTGGTCACCGGGTACGCCTTGGGATCAACTCCGAATCTCCTCTTAAAGGTAAAAAAGAAAATGAAGAGCTTGTGATCACGAAAAATGGCCAGGAGATCGCCCGTGGATTCATAGAAGAAGAGATAATCCATTGTCCGGACCAGGCTTTCATCACCATGTGCGAAAAATGTATATTTGACTGCAAGTTCTGCCCTGTGCCCAAACTGCAGGGGAAAGTCAAGACCATGGACGAGATGCTTGCAATGATAGAAAAGGCCCATGCCACAGGCAGGATGCATGCGATATCTATCACATCAGGTGTAGAGATCTCTCCTGAAAAAGAAGTTGACAGAGCTGAGGAGCTCATCAGCAGGCTCAGGGAAAGATATACCGTGCCCATAGGTGTTTCAGTGTATCCCACTAAAGATTCCACCCGCAGGCTCAAAGATACCGGTGCCGATGAACTCAAATACAACGTAGAGACCATGGACAGGGATATCTTCAGCAAAGTGTGTCCGGGAGGTGGTCTGGAAGATGTGCTTGCCGGACTGCGGGAAGGTGTGGAGATCTTTGGACGCAATAAAGTTTGCTCGAATTTTATAATCGGCCTGGGAGAAACCGATGAATCTGCCATGAAAGGCATTGAGGAGCTTGTGGCCATGGGCGTGGTCCCCATTCTCAGGGCCGCCAGTCCTCACCCCTTAAGAATTGGAGAGGTATTCATTGAAAGACCATCTGCTGACAGGCTCATGCGTCTGACCCGCTTCCTGCGTGAGAAACTGGACGAATATGGTCTGCGTGCCGATACATTCCGGACAATGTGCCTTCCATGCACAGGATGCGATCTAAATCCGCATTCGGATCTGGAATAA
- a CDS encoding GNAT family N-acetyltransferase → MKKDNARIVTDDFILRPWDEEDAEGLVFIANNKKISDNLRDGFTYPYSIDDARKFIHNAKHSGGISRAFAIVVDGVVAGSIAAYFKENVHRKNAELGYYLAEEYWGKGIMTKVVRCITQYLFGNFDIIRVYAQPFARNTASRRVLEKAGFRLEAVLKNNIIKNDVVQDGCIYAVLKDEFENSLK, encoded by the coding sequence ATGAAGAAGGATAATGCCAGAATAGTGACCGATGATTTCATTCTGAGGCCATGGGACGAGGAAGATGCTGAGGGACTTGTATTCATTGCGAACAACAAAAAAATATCCGATAATTTACGGGATGGATTCACTTATCCATATTCCATAGATGATGCCAGAAAATTCATTCACAACGCTAAACATAGCGGAGGCATTTCCAGGGCATTTGCTATTGTTGTAGATGGTGTTGTGGCAGGAAGCATAGCTGCTTATTTTAAGGAGAATGTACATCGGAAGAACGCAGAATTGGGTTATTATCTGGCTGAGGAATACTGGGGAAAAGGTATCATGACAAAAGTGGTGAGGTGCATTACACAATACCTCTTCGGGAACTTCGACATAATACGAGTTTATGCACAGCCTTTTGCCAGAAATACAGCATCAAGGAGAGTTCTTGAAAAGGCAGGCTTCAGGCTTGAAGCTGTCCTGAAGAACAATATTATCAAAAATGATGTTGTGCAGGATGGCTGCATATATGCTGTCCTCAAAGATGAGTTTGAAAACAGCCTGAAGTAA
- a CDS encoding heavy metal translocating P-type ATPase — MKTKFKVYGMTCMHCHKRVTEAISKVAGVSSVEVQLEDESAAVELDPAKTDLEAIKQAVVAAGYETGEECAAADAQQTCPLPIPEEDEKEDKDRKKVEPGKLQEITLKVSGMQCSACALNIERTLKKLEGVASAAVNLPMARAYVSYDPALVGLKEMENTIEAIGYKVVRDNLNLKIEGMTCTSCALNVEKVLRKLDGVESVSVSVSLGKAHVEYNASLVSPDQMKAAVDGIGYTASLEVNRKVLEDRERQEREEEIRQQKRNLLIAGGMVIPVMLGSMKMGFPRLLSFVPDILTNDLVLFLLTTIVMVFPGRQFFEGTYKGLKHGVTDMNLLIATGTGAAYVISVASSFLDLGPGYHHLYYDTAVMLIAFIVLGRYLEARAKGRTSESIKKLIGLQAKTARVLAGEEEKEILVEDVQVGDIVVVRPGEKLPVDGVVVQGSSAIDESMITGESIPVEKTAGDTVIGATINKSGYLQFRATKVGADTALAQIIELVENAQTSKAPIQRIADVVAGNFILAVHVIALAAFFFWFFIGYERYDVTTVSGITSPFLFSLLISITVLVISCPCAVGLATPAAIMVGTGKGAENGILIKGGEALELTQKVNTIVFDKTGTLTKGKPELTDIVLTAGHDEKEVLAIAAAAEKGSEHPLGEAIVRKAQEKQVDIGNAEDFRSIAGQGIEATVNGSRILLGTRRLMEDNGLDTSVINKDMEKLEAEGKTAMIVAKGGQVIGIVAVADTLKENSGEAVQKLRKMGIEVVMITGDNRRTAEAIAKEAGIDRVLAEVLPEDKASGIKQLQEEGRIVAMVGDGINDAPALTQADIGIAMGAGTDIAMESAGIVLIKNDLRDVVASITLSKLTMDKIKQNLFWAFGYNSIGIPIAAGVLFPLFHKILITPEIAAAFMAMSSVSVTTNSLLMKRSRIK, encoded by the coding sequence ATGAAGACCAAATTCAAAGTTTACGGCATGACATGCATGCACTGTCACAAGCGGGTGACAGAGGCAATTTCCAAAGTAGCCGGGGTCAGTTCCGTGGAAGTGCAACTGGAAGATGAAAGCGCTGCTGTTGAATTAGACCCGGCAAAAACAGACCTTGAGGCTATAAAACAGGCAGTAGTGGCAGCAGGTTATGAGACCGGAGAGGAATGTGCTGCCGCTGATGCGCAGCAGACATGTCCTTTACCCATACCTGAAGAAGACGAAAAAGAAGATAAGGATAGAAAAAAGGTCGAACCGGGTAAACTTCAGGAGATCACCCTGAAAGTATCAGGGATGCAATGCTCTGCTTGTGCTCTTAATATCGAGCGCACCCTCAAAAAGCTGGAGGGTGTGGCTTCTGCTGCTGTGAACCTGCCCATGGCAAGAGCGTATGTTTCCTATGATCCCGCACTTGTGGGTCTCAAGGAGATGGAAAACACCATTGAAGCCATCGGATACAAAGTGGTAAGAGACAATCTGAACCTTAAGATAGAAGGCATGACATGCACCTCGTGTGCCCTGAACGTTGAGAAGGTGCTTAGAAAGCTCGATGGTGTGGAGTCCGTGAGCGTGAGTGTTTCCCTTGGGAAAGCCCATGTGGAATACAATGCTTCCCTGGTCTCTCCCGACCAGATGAAAGCAGCTGTTGACGGCATAGGATACACAGCATCCCTGGAAGTGAACCGAAAAGTCCTGGAAGACAGGGAACGCCAGGAAAGGGAAGAGGAGATCAGGCAGCAGAAAAGGAACCTGCTCATAGCTGGCGGTATGGTCATCCCGGTAATGCTCGGCAGCATGAAAATGGGATTCCCGCGGCTGTTATCCTTTGTGCCGGATATCCTTACAAATGACCTCGTGCTCTTCCTGCTCACGACGATCGTAATGGTATTTCCGGGAAGGCAATTCTTCGAAGGCACTTACAAAGGCCTGAAACACGGGGTCACGGACATGAACCTGCTCATAGCTACTGGTACCGGAGCAGCCTACGTGATCAGTGTGGCATCTTCGTTCCTGGACCTGGGACCTGGCTATCATCATCTGTATTACGATACTGCTGTCATGCTTATTGCGTTCATCGTCCTGGGCAGGTATCTGGAAGCCAGGGCGAAGGGCAGGACATCGGAATCCATCAAGAAGCTTATCGGCCTGCAGGCTAAGACTGCACGTGTACTTGCTGGCGAAGAGGAAAAGGAAATACTTGTGGAAGATGTACAGGTAGGGGATATTGTGGTTGTAAGGCCCGGGGAGAAACTGCCTGTAGACGGAGTGGTGGTACAGGGAAGTTCTGCTATTGACGAATCCATGATAACCGGGGAGAGCATTCCGGTGGAGAAAACAGCTGGAGATACTGTGATCGGTGCTACCATCAATAAAAGTGGATATCTGCAGTTTCGGGCCACAAAGGTTGGTGCAGACACTGCCCTTGCGCAGATTATAGAATTGGTGGAGAATGCCCAGACATCCAAGGCTCCCATCCAGCGCATCGCTGATGTGGTGGCAGGGAACTTCATCCTGGCAGTACATGTCATTGCGCTTGCAGCATTTTTCTTCTGGTTCTTCATAGGATACGAAAGATATGACGTAACCACAGTTTCAGGTATAACAAGTCCTTTCCTGTTCTCATTACTTATTTCCATTACAGTGCTGGTCATATCCTGTCCCTGTGCCGTGGGGCTTGCCACGCCTGCAGCCATAATGGTGGGCACTGGTAAAGGCGCTGAGAATGGTATCCTCATCAAGGGTGGAGAGGCTCTGGAGCTTACCCAGAAAGTCAATACTATTGTTTTTGACAAGACAGGCACTCTCACAAAAGGCAAGCCCGAGCTTACTGATATTGTGCTTACTGCAGGCCATGATGAGAAAGAAGTGCTTGCAATCGCAGCAGCTGCCGAGAAGGGATCGGAGCATCCTCTGGGGGAGGCAATTGTAAGGAAAGCTCAGGAGAAGCAGGTGGACATTGGAAATGCGGAGGATTTCAGATCGATCGCAGGACAAGGTATCGAAGCTACAGTAAATGGCAGCAGGATACTGCTTGGGACCCGCAGGCTCATGGAAGACAATGGCCTTGATACCTCAGTTATCAATAAGGATATGGAAAAGCTTGAAGCAGAGGGCAAGACTGCCATGATCGTCGCTAAGGGTGGACAGGTCATAGGGATCGTTGCCGTTGCGGACACTCTCAAGGAGAACTCCGGGGAAGCCGTGCAAAAACTTCGGAAAATGGGGATAGAGGTTGTGATGATCACCGGTGACAACCGCAGGACCGCTGAAGCAATTGCCAAAGAAGCAGGTATCGACAGAGTGCTTGCTGAAGTGCTGCCTGAGGACAAGGCTTCCGGGATAAAGCAATTGCAGGAGGAAGGACGCATAGTTGCCATGGTAGGCGATGGTATCAACGATGCTCCGGCACTCACCCAGGCTGATATCGGCATTGCCATGGGTGCAGGCACGGACATTGCCATGGAATCAGCAGGTATCGTGCTCATCAAGAACGACTTACGGGATGTGGTGGCTTCTATCACTCTTAGCAAGCTTACTATGGACAAGATAAAGCAGAACTTGTTCTGGGCCTTCGGATACAACAGTATCGGCATACCTATTGCTGCCGGAGTACTGTTCCCGCTGTTCCACAAGATACTGATAACTCCCGAGATTGCTGCGGCTTTCATGGCCATGAGTTCCGTATCCGTCACCACGAACTCGCTGCTCATGAAAAGGAGCCGGATAAAATAA
- a CDS encoding heavy-metal-associated domain-containing protein — MTQETINIKGMMCGHCQATVEKAIKAVKGVKSVTVDLAKKQATVEYDAAATDISNIKKAVVDAGYDVVV, encoded by the coding sequence ATGACGCAAGAAACGATCAACATAAAAGGAATGATGTGCGGACACTGCCAGGCAACTGTAGAGAAGGCCATAAAGGCGGTCAAAGGAGTTAAAAGCGTAACAGTTGACTTGGCAAAAAAACAGGCAACTGTTGAATATGATGCCGCTGCAACTGATATCAGTAATATAAAAAAAGCTGTTGTTGATGCCGGTTATGATGTTGTAGTTTAA